The following are encoded in a window of Ranitomeya variabilis isolate aRanVar5 chromosome 6, aRanVar5.hap1, whole genome shotgun sequence genomic DNA:
- the LOC143782126 gene encoding uncharacterized protein LOC143782126: protein MTQEKPRSSKSKTPTLVSDSDSDQPILSDASLSSCPASSSSSEIEGRSCFPLDSVDNLVKSIRNTMGCEESKGAQTAQEIMFAGLADRKRRCFPVIPAVKTLIKREWEKQDQRGFLPSASKRKYPFSDEELLTWTKVPKVDAAVASTSKQSTLPVEDAGLLVDPLDRKAESSLKRSWEAATGIFKPAVASTCAARSMIIWIDQLDQQIEKKSSREKLRAAIPLIRGAAAFLADASADSLRLAARSAGLVNNARRALWMKSWKGDAQSKSKICAIPCEGEPLKGGRLAKGGKRIGLQHGPLKTTSREVPCLEDPTPQKTNTEDIPVGGRLKFFTTQWEKITSSSWVLNIVRDGIKLKFSRVPHESYIITTLSSPIQQQALELEIQTLISKRVLVQVPVGQEGRGFYSPLFLISKPDGSFRTIINLKKLNSFIENYTFKMESIRSTIKLLFPNCMMGGIDLKDAYYHLPIHNRYQKFLRVAVKINNEVRHFQYAALPFGLSTAPRIFTKIMLEDLGWIINTDKSRLTPLSRQAFLGFQLDSISQKCLLPQVKILLIRHKVLAAINNPRISLRQAMSLLGSLISCIPAVRWAQHHTRVLQHQILQEDRRLFGHLNTKITLSQEVLTSLEWWLDSNHLLSGVPWVITPSHTITTDAMEKCEGEMKIAKRLQTLNFYLQVLALEEVALMLQLRKAQHN, encoded by the exons atgacccaggaaaaaccgcgtagttctaaatctaaaacgccgacacttgtgtcagactccgacagtgaccaaccgatactgtcagatgcctccctatcatcatgtccagcgtcatcatcctcatcagagattgagggacgctcatgtttccccttggacagtgtggacaacttggtaaaatctattcgaaataccatggggtgtgaggagtctaagggtgcgcaaaccgcgcaagaaataatgttcgcgggtttggcagacagaaagaggagatgttttccggttataccagcagtgaaaacattaattaaaagagagtgggagaagcaagatcagagaggctttctaccctcagcctcaaaacgcaaatatccgtttagtgacgaggagcttcttacttggaccaaagtccctaaggtcgacgcagctgtagcctctacctccaaacaatccactctacctgtggaggatgcgggactattggtcgatcctttggatcgtaaggctgaatcatcccttaaacgttcctgggaagcggctacaggaatattcaaacctgcagtagccagcacttgcgcggcccggtcaatgatcatctggattgatcagttagaccagcaaattgaaaagaaaagctcgagggaaaaactaagagcagccatccctttaatacgaggagcagcggcctttctggcagacgcctccgccgactcactccgtttagcagcaagatctgcgggccttgtaaataacgcaagaagagccctatggatgaagagttggaaaggggacgcgcaatctaagtctaaaatatgcgcaatcccatgtgagg gagagcctttaaaaggaggccgtttggcaaaaggaggcaaacggataggtctacaacatggacccctaaagacgacaagcagagaggtaccatgtttagaagacccaaccccccaaaagacaaatactgaggacataccagttgggggcagacttaaatttttcaccacccaatgggagaagataacatctagctcgtgggttttaaatatcgtccgagatggaattaaattaaaattctctcgtgtaccccacgagtcttatattataacaactctcagctcgcctatacagcaacaggctttagagcttgaaattcaaaccctgatatcaaaacgggtcctagtccaagtgccagtgggacaggagggtaggggattctattctcccctattcctaatctctaagcccgacggttctttcagaaccatcataaaccttaaaaaactcaattcattcattgaaaattatacatttaaaatggagtccattaggtccaccataaaactcctcttcccaaactgtatgatggggggcattgatctaaaggatgcttactatcatctccccattcataacagataccaaaaattcctcagagtggcggtaaaaatcaacaacgaggttcgtcacttccagtatgcggccttacccttcggcctctcaacagcgccgaggatcttcaccaagataatgctagag gacctgggctggataatcaataccgacaaatccagactcactccgctttcccgtcaggcgttcttggggttccagttagactccatatctcaaaagtgtctcctgccacaggtaaaaatcctactgatcagacacaaagtcctagccgcaataaataatcctcgcatatccctaagacaagctatgtcgttattagggtctcttatctcttgtataccagcagtgagatgggctcaacaccatactcgggtactacaacatcaaattttacaagaggatagacggttatttggtcacctaaatacaaaaataaccttatctcaggaggttttaacttctttagagtggtggctagactcaaaccatttgttgagtggggttccatgggtaataacgccatctcataccataaccactgacgcca